In Synergistales bacterium, a genomic segment contains:
- a CDS encoding thioesterase codes for MGGKLKLFLTFGEVVSFGSPRYSCAKGVRALLNVAELFEVGTTSELYKTVEIDDAVGDFSPDLEQFLSTSACVRASVLAAMKSTEDKLPEGYITVGRVFELEHLEPTLLGTSLVFRATLKSINGNKLFFEIVAEDGLSAVFTARHERAVVNKYRLMDRATERTERIKAES; via the coding sequence ATGGGTGGTAAACTGAAACTGTTCTTGACCTTTGGAGAAGTCGTGTCTTTCGGCAGCCCACGGTATTCTTGTGCAAAGGGGGTAAGGGCATTGCTTAATGTGGCAGAACTGTTTGAAGTCGGGACAACCTCGGAGCTGTACAAAACGGTTGAGATTGATGACGCGGTAGGTGATTTTTCCCCGGACCTGGAGCAATTTCTTTCGACTTCCGCCTGTGTGCGCGCTTCGGTTCTGGCGGCGATGAAGAGTACAGAGGATAAGCTTCCGGAAGGATATATTACCGTGGGCAGGGTTTTTGAACTGGAGCATCTTGAACCCACTCTGCTTGGAACGTCGCTGGTCTTCCGGGCGACACTCAAGTCGATAAACGGTAATAAACTCTTCTTTGAGATCGTCGCGGAAGACGGGCTTTCCGCTGTTTTTACAGCCCGCCACGAGCGTGCGGTTGTGAACAAGTACCGCTTGATGGACAGGGCGACGGAGCGTACTGAGAGGATCAAGGCGGAAAGCTGA
- a CDS encoding 2-hydroxymuconate tautomerase family protein: MPIVTVHMLEGRTDEQKRALVEDTTQAICSTLSVKREQVRIIIEEMKRDNYAIGGELVSDRKV, from the coding sequence ATGCCTATTGTAACAGTGCACATGCTTGAGGGCCGAACGGATGAACAGAAACGCGCGTTGGTAGAGGACACGACCCAAGCCATCTGTTCTACATTATCGGTCAAACGGGAGCAGGTCCGCATCATCATTGAAGAGATGAAACGGGACAACTACGCCATCGGAGGAGAGCTCGTCTCGGACCGCAAAGTCTGA